Within Bactrocera oleae isolate idBacOlea1 chromosome 6, idBacOlea1, whole genome shotgun sequence, the genomic segment ATGCACTAACGAGCGTTAAACGTATTCAAAACAAAGGTGAAACCGATTGATATGTTAATACTTTTTGTGTGTAATATTAAGTGAGTGCTACTACGGTTAATCCACTGACCGACCGAATAACAAACAAACGTAAAAagacgaaaaaatttaattcgaaaTTGTCCCCTGGAATAATATGATATGAATattcaactaaatttaaaatttgctaatCGAAAGTAAGCTAGATCAAAGAAAATGCGAttaagaaatacatacataattgtgaatttaattgtttatatatacatatacatcatAAATCGGCATACTTTCCAGTTAAGTTGTATAtccaaagcttttttttttttgaatgtcTACTACAATTGGTTGGGTTATGATTCACTTAATTGcacattatttaatttcattacattAAAAGTAAACCAATGAGTTAAAGTAACTGCaaatgttaaaatgaaaatcgtagttaatattaaacaaaatgtgtATTCCTAGGTACTCTATtgcaaattaaaactaaaaaaataaagtaattttatttcttatctcTAGCGGCATACTTAAGAATATGCAATATTAGTTTACTAAAGTTGATAAATTCTTAAAaagaatttgtaaatatttctagCTTACAATTTATACATTATTTAAaaggaatattttgttttctgcaGCTATTAATTATGAAATACAATAAACAAGTCGTCGCTGCTGGGGTCGttaaattaagaatacaaatgCTAATAACTAATTACGTTAAATAACTTAACAGTTATTGAATTGAACAAATTGTCTGAAAACGCTGACAAATTGGGACTGGCtatatttgaaatgaaataaatgtaaGATCGTTATCGAAGAGGGGCGGTtagcaaaataaaagaaaaactcaTGAAATAATATATAGCATATTTGCAAATCAATAAATACTTACTGATGtatgtggaaaatatttatattttttttatatatttgtggtataGCTTTCCCGGTCATTTTTGTTTGATATAATTGGGGTTAAGTTAAAGCccaatacttacaaataaacAACACAGTGAGTGCTAGATCTTATGAGGAAAGCTCTTATTGCAACATTTTCCTTACTTTCGGCCCTTGTCACTTCCCTAAAACAATGTGAAGAGTATTTTAGAGAGTATGACAACAACATAATATTCATTCCTTAACCATTTAATGCAGCTATGTGCTCTAGttgtccgatcttaacaatttgttCGTAGATTGTACCGTTACCTTGGGTAATAATTTACGCCAAAGTTCGTGAAGGTagctttcgaaataaaaaagttttccatattgAACCTTGTCTATGTTcaatcagtttatatgacaactatatcctatagctgtacgatctcaacaatttgtttggatatTACAGTGGTGCCTTGGTCAACAATCTACAACAAATATCGTAAaggtatcttgtcaaataaatacaGGGACATTAGTTTGGtcgatcagtttgtgtggcagctataatgctccgatatcggcggttccgacaaattaagAGCTTACTGGAGAACTAAGTgacaagttcgcgtatatgcagaagaacatggctaaatcgactcagctcatcacgccaATCATTTATGTACGTCTATaattcgacgtttccttttgggtgacaaacttaatattgtACTACCTGTACTGggtataaatatgcatttatgtacattCACAATATCCATAATCAATATGCATATGATCAGTTTGATTAATTTTACAacgataattttttatatttatttataaaagcattataaattattatggacttaattacttatttacatatgtatatctgtatcatttttaaaatttgcttcCGGTTGAAAAGCAAAAATGACTTTCTGTAAAGTCTCTGTATCCAACTTCATTATCTTCTCAATCAAGTCACGCAAGTAATCGAACTCTATGTTTAACACATATGCCAATGTTTGCAAATGTAAAAGACGCATTCGAAATACTACTTTatccaattttaaaacatcacGTATGTCATCACATCCGAACAGTTCTCGAAGAGATTCCGGCAACGATATTGTGGAAGTGGATGAATCTAAATCAAGTGATTGTGTTAATTCTGGCGTGGGAAAGTGTATTTCTGGTTGAACATTTGACTCCATCGcttcaaaaaattgcaattgttGAGGATTAATTAAAGTGTTGGTGTAGTTTTGATTGACAAAATGATTCGGATACATTGGAGGTAATAGTGAGGTATTGTTATAgcaataaaaatcattattcTGCCTCGGCTGGGCATTTGCTGCAACTTGCAGCAATGGATTTCTTATGGGGTTAAAATAATTATCAATTGATATGATAGGTGGTTTTACTTCAACCTCATTTGAAACAGGTTCGATGcgactttttttatattgtctAACGCTTTTAGACCTAGTATAACCTCTTTTTCTGCCTCTTATTTTAGTTGCTGCTGCAGATGGTACGGTTGGACatctaaatttatattgaagatAAAGATTGGTTAGAGATTCACAATTTCTAATATGCGTCTCCGCTATATAGTTCTACATATTTTGCATGTGTGTATTCTTTATGCAGACATAAAAGgcgtaatatatattattttttctcttacCGTTTATTCTGAGCCCGCTTCACAGAttttaaactacttttttttgatatattactATTACTTGTATTTATCTCTTGTAACGCAGAGTTGGTCttagaaatatttaacaaaGTGTTTTTGTTAACGTCTGTGCCTTGATCCTcacttatttttttgaataactgAGGTAAGTGTTCATTACTGTTACTTCCGTTATCCGTTTTGCCTcctaaaatttgaatttgttttttaacatcCCGATTATCAGAAATTAAATAGCTACTTTCATCAAAACAATTAGGTTTATCCGCAACAtctttacatttaataagtcGTTGTGATCGTCGCATTTAAAGTaattagtatttattattatatataaataattaaacaattcGACACAGAAGTAGGTTTGTTCCCTTCCGATATTTCTAACTCGAAGTATACACGACGACCAACTTTTGGAGGACATTTATGAGTATAAAAAACGTTAGGAACATTTCCTATGATATGCACATCACTTTAACTCCATGGCTTGTTAGTTCAAATCATAGATAATAGGCAagagttaaaaactattaagttAAAAGATTTGCGATTACTTCCTTTGCTATTGTGAATTACTGATATCGAAATATACCTAATCGATATTTTCTAAATCCGATACACTTATATGTGAATAACAAAATATCGTTTGAATTGATTACCATTGATTTATTGCTCAAATTGTGAAAACTTTTATTGTAGTTGCTGAAAGAAATGGCGGAAAACGACAATAAACAAAATTCGAatgcaaatttacaaataatacgTGATCCTAAT encodes:
- the mei-P22 gene encoding uncharacterized protein mei-P22; the encoded protein is MRRSQRLIKCKDVADKPNCFDESSYLISDNRDVKKQIQILGGKTDNGSNSNEHLPQLFKKISEDQGTDVNKNTLLNISKTNSALQEINTSNSNISKKSSLKSVKRAQNKRCPTVPSAAATKIRGRKRGYTRSKSVRQYKKSRIEPVSNEVEVKPPIISIDNYFNPIRNPLLQVAANAQPRQNNDFYCYNNTSLLPPMYPNHFVNQNYTNTLINPQQLQFFEAMESNVQPEIHFPTPELTQSLDLDSSTSTISLPESLRELFGCDDIRDVLKLDKVVFRMRLLHLQTLAYVLNIEFDYLRDLIEKIMKLDTETLQKVIFAFQPEANFKNDTDIHM